A genomic stretch from Pomacea canaliculata isolate SZHN2017 linkage group LG2, ASM307304v1, whole genome shotgun sequence includes:
- the LOC112556334 gene encoding cyclin-dependent kinase 11B-like isoform X1: MNNRLLGTTLVFQEELFPFYFLFVISGALLKLAVHTTSSLDFCFQTKVSLAVRGSISVMSESSSSSPNSPYEQGELKSSPEHPWRHSREDHEHERLSLSPRSQEALDDLNEDKEKKEVIEIMSDDGEVERDSLHIKPPQAQAGNVRREKSHKHKHKTERRREKQRPRDRERYRRGADYHRAIDAKDRGIRGFKDAREMLRERQKEKEKRAKDVVREDVESKEDRERKESLKERERLEELERKRQRERRLREEREKADKQRRKEEERRMQQRGEVTDLVRREKAVRNDRGADRPDYDRNRSKLARRHRGDRDRSDIRSQERSRSRKQEEEEKSQSSKGFNSAGEDRQGWRQTEEFHSDGEKQASKEEPREEEEEEEEQEEEDEEDENMEEPSSPQHAAHSEEEPEHRTPEHEDNNSNSSDEESDSESSRSSGSRSEHSSENDKRRVVHVRSKFDNESEEEREEGEKHSHRSPTRSPVSDDTDHRNYVEDSPPQSPVELAEELPPYYPAIQGCRSVEEFHCLNRIEEGTFGVVYRARDKKTGEIVALKRLKMEKEKEGFPITSLREINTLLKAQHTNIVTVREIVVGSNMDKIYIVMDYVEHDLKSLMETLKSPFLVGEVKTLMKQLLRAVAHLHDNWILHRDLKTSNLLLSHKGILKVGDFGLAREYGSPLKHYTPIVVTLWYRAPELLLGTKEYSCPIDLWSVGCIFAEFLTLKALWPGKSEIDQLNRIFKDLGTPNEKIWTSCMELPGMKKCTFTNYPYNSLRNRFSSVVLSDLGFDLLNRFLTYDPKKRIDAKTALEHKYFAESPLPVDPSMFPTWPARSEQTRGKHVSSPKPPSGGKAFAKLMDDDETLAAGFHMDTAVKGASAQGHGFQLKF, encoded by the exons ATGAACAACCGACTACTAGGAACTACCCTCGTTTTTCAAGAGGAGTTGTTTCCCTTCTATTTCCTGTTTGTGATATCCGGAGCGTTACTCAAACTTGCGGTACACACAACATCATcgttggatttttgttttcaaacaaaag TATCATTAGCAGTGAGAGGATCTATATCGGTGATGTCAGAATCCAGCAGTAGCAGTCCGAACAGTCCATATGAGCAGGGAGAACTGAAATCTAGTCCAGAACATCCCTGGAGGCATAGCCGTGAAGATCATGAACATGAAAGATTATCACTGTCACCACGATCCCAGGAGGCATTGGATGACCTTAATgaggataaagagaaaaa GGAGGTGATTGAAATCATGTCTGATGATGGCGAGGTAGAACGAGACAGTCTACACATTAAACCACCACAAGCACAAGCTGGCAATGTGCGAAGGGAAAAATCCCACAAGCATAAACATAAGACAGAACGTCGCAGAGAGAAGCAACGGCCCCGTGACCGAGAAA GGTACAGACGTGGTGCAGACTATCATAGAGCAATAGATGCAAAAGACAGAGGAATTCGAGGTTTTAAAGATGCACGGGAAATGTTGAGAGAGCgccagaaagaaaaagaaaaacgtgCCAAAGATGTAGTTCGTGAAGATGTAGAGAGCAAAGAAGACAGAGAACGGAAAGAGTCTTTAAAGGAGAG GGAGAGATTAGAGGAACTGGAAAGGAAAAGGCAGCGTGAACGCAGGctgagagaggaaagagagaaagcagacAAGCAGCGCcgtaaagaagaagaaaggcgCATGCAGCAGCGAGGAGAAG TTACAGATCTAGTGAGGCGTGAGAAGGCTGTTCGCAATGACCGTGGAGCAGATAGGCCAGATTATGATCGAAATCGTTCTAAGCTTGCACGTCGCCACCGGGGTGATCGAGATCGTAGTGACATTCGTAGTCAAGAGAGGAGTAGAAGTCGTAAacaagaggaggaagaaaaaa GTCAGTCTTCCAAAGGTTTCAATAGTGCTGGGGAAGATCGACAAGGATGGCGGCAGACTGAAGAATTTCACTCAGATGGAGAGAAACAAGCATCTAAAGAGGAACCcagagaagaagaggaagaagaagaagaacaggaggaagaagacgaagagGATGAGAACATGGAAGAGCCATCATCCCCCCAGCATGCAGCACATTCGGAAGAAGAGCCAGAACACAGAACACCAGAACATGaggacaacaacagcaactctTCCGATGAGGAGTCTGACTCTG AAAGCAGCAGAAGCTCAGGTAGCAGGTCAGAGCACAGttctgaaaatgacaaaaggAGAGTAG TTCATGTCAGATCCAAGTTTGACAATGAATcagaagaggaaagagaagaaggggaaaagCATTCTCATCGCAGCCCTACGCGTTCCCCTGTCTCAGATGACACAGATCATCGCAACTATGTTGAAGACTCACCACCGCAGTCTCCAGTTGAACTTGCTGAAGAGTTACCCCCATACTATCCAGCCATTCAG GGGTGTCGTAGCGTGGAGGAGTTTCACTGCCTCAACCGTATAGAGGAGGGAACATTTGGTGTTGTCTATCGAGCCCGTGATAAGAAGACAGGTGAGATTGTGGCCTTGAAGCGGCtcaagatggagaaagagaaagagggctTCCCCATCACATCACTACGAGAGATCAACACCTTACTGAAGGCTCAGCACACAAACATTGTCACTGTCAGA GAGATTGTAGTGGGTAGTAACATGGACAAGATCTACATTGTCATGGACTATGTGGAACATGATCTTAAAAGTTTGATGGAAACCCTCAAGTCTCCTTTCCTTGTAG GTGAGGTGAAAACTCTTATGAAGCAACTCTTGCGAGCTGTTGCTCATCTCCATGACAACTGGATACTGCACAGAGATCTTAAGACCTCAAACCTGCTGCTCAGTCATAAGGGTATCCTGAAG GTAGGTGATTTTGGCCTGGCTCGGGAATATGGCTCACCCCTGAAGCATTATACACCCATTGTAGTAACATTGTGGTACCGGGCTCCAGAACTTTTGCTGGGGACTAAA GAGTATTCCTGTCCTATTGACCTGTGGTCAGTTGGATGCATCTTTGCTGAGTTTCTCACCCTGAAAGCCTTGTGGCCAGGCAAGTCTGAAATTGACCAGCTCAACAGAATTTTTAAG GATTTGGGTACCCCCAATGAGAAGATATGGACAAGCTGCATGGAACTGCCTGGCATGAAAAAGTGCACCTTTACCAATTACCCTTATAACTCCTTACGCAACCGTTTCAGTTCGGTGGTTTTGTCAGACCTTGGCTTTGATTTACTCAACAG GTTTTTGACCTATGACCCAAAAAAGCGCATTGATGCCAAGACAGCCTTAGAACACAAGTATTTTGCCGAGTCACCCTTACCAGTCGACCCTTCGATGTTTCCAACATGGCCAGCTCGCAGTGAACAGACTAGAGGAAAGCATGTTAGCTCACCAAAGCCTCCATCTGGTGGAAAAGCATTTGCTAAACTTATG gatgatgatgaaactcTTGCTGCTGGTTTCCATATGGACACTGCTGTTAAAGGTGCATCAGCACAAGGGCATGGATTCCAGCTTAAGTTCTAG
- the LOC112556334 gene encoding cyclin-dependent kinase 11B-like isoform X2, which translates to MNNRLLGTTLVFQEELFPFYFLFVISGALLKLAVHTTSSLDFCFQTKVSLAVRGSISVMSESSSSSPNSPYEQGELKSSPEHPWRHSREDHEHERLSLSPRSQEALDDLNEDKEKKEVIEIMSDDGEVERDSLHIKPPQAQAGNVRREKSHKHKHKTERRREKQRPRDRERYRRGADYHRAIDAKDRGIRGFKDAREMLRERQKEKEKRAKDVVREDVESKEDRERKESLKERERLEELERKRQRERRLREEREKADKQRRKEEERRMQQRGEVTDLVRREKAVRNDRGADRPDYDRNRSKLARRHRGDRDRSDIRSQERSRSRKQEEEEKSFNSAGEDRQGWRQTEEFHSDGEKQASKEEPREEEEEEEEQEEEDEEDENMEEPSSPQHAAHSEEEPEHRTPEHEDNNSNSSDEESDSESSRSSGSRSEHSSENDKRRVVHVRSKFDNESEEEREEGEKHSHRSPTRSPVSDDTDHRNYVEDSPPQSPVELAEELPPYYPAIQGCRSVEEFHCLNRIEEGTFGVVYRARDKKTGEIVALKRLKMEKEKEGFPITSLREINTLLKAQHTNIVTVREIVVGSNMDKIYIVMDYVEHDLKSLMETLKSPFLVGEVKTLMKQLLRAVAHLHDNWILHRDLKTSNLLLSHKGILKVGDFGLAREYGSPLKHYTPIVVTLWYRAPELLLGTKEYSCPIDLWSVGCIFAEFLTLKALWPGKSEIDQLNRIFKDLGTPNEKIWTSCMELPGMKKCTFTNYPYNSLRNRFSSVVLSDLGFDLLNRFLTYDPKKRIDAKTALEHKYFAESPLPVDPSMFPTWPARSEQTRGKHVSSPKPPSGGKAFAKLMDDDETLAAGFHMDTAVKGASAQGHGFQLKF; encoded by the exons ATGAACAACCGACTACTAGGAACTACCCTCGTTTTTCAAGAGGAGTTGTTTCCCTTCTATTTCCTGTTTGTGATATCCGGAGCGTTACTCAAACTTGCGGTACACACAACATCATcgttggatttttgttttcaaacaaaag TATCATTAGCAGTGAGAGGATCTATATCGGTGATGTCAGAATCCAGCAGTAGCAGTCCGAACAGTCCATATGAGCAGGGAGAACTGAAATCTAGTCCAGAACATCCCTGGAGGCATAGCCGTGAAGATCATGAACATGAAAGATTATCACTGTCACCACGATCCCAGGAGGCATTGGATGACCTTAATgaggataaagagaaaaa GGAGGTGATTGAAATCATGTCTGATGATGGCGAGGTAGAACGAGACAGTCTACACATTAAACCACCACAAGCACAAGCTGGCAATGTGCGAAGGGAAAAATCCCACAAGCATAAACATAAGACAGAACGTCGCAGAGAGAAGCAACGGCCCCGTGACCGAGAAA GGTACAGACGTGGTGCAGACTATCATAGAGCAATAGATGCAAAAGACAGAGGAATTCGAGGTTTTAAAGATGCACGGGAAATGTTGAGAGAGCgccagaaagaaaaagaaaaacgtgCCAAAGATGTAGTTCGTGAAGATGTAGAGAGCAAAGAAGACAGAGAACGGAAAGAGTCTTTAAAGGAGAG GGAGAGATTAGAGGAACTGGAAAGGAAAAGGCAGCGTGAACGCAGGctgagagaggaaagagagaaagcagacAAGCAGCGCcgtaaagaagaagaaaggcgCATGCAGCAGCGAGGAGAAG TTACAGATCTAGTGAGGCGTGAGAAGGCTGTTCGCAATGACCGTGGAGCAGATAGGCCAGATTATGATCGAAATCGTTCTAAGCTTGCACGTCGCCACCGGGGTGATCGAGATCGTAGTGACATTCGTAGTCAAGAGAGGAGTAGAAGTCGTAAacaagaggaggaagaaaaaa GTTTCAATAGTGCTGGGGAAGATCGACAAGGATGGCGGCAGACTGAAGAATTTCACTCAGATGGAGAGAAACAAGCATCTAAAGAGGAACCcagagaagaagaggaagaagaagaagaacaggaggaagaagacgaagagGATGAGAACATGGAAGAGCCATCATCCCCCCAGCATGCAGCACATTCGGAAGAAGAGCCAGAACACAGAACACCAGAACATGaggacaacaacagcaactctTCCGATGAGGAGTCTGACTCTG AAAGCAGCAGAAGCTCAGGTAGCAGGTCAGAGCACAGttctgaaaatgacaaaaggAGAGTAG TTCATGTCAGATCCAAGTTTGACAATGAATcagaagaggaaagagaagaaggggaaaagCATTCTCATCGCAGCCCTACGCGTTCCCCTGTCTCAGATGACACAGATCATCGCAACTATGTTGAAGACTCACCACCGCAGTCTCCAGTTGAACTTGCTGAAGAGTTACCCCCATACTATCCAGCCATTCAG GGGTGTCGTAGCGTGGAGGAGTTTCACTGCCTCAACCGTATAGAGGAGGGAACATTTGGTGTTGTCTATCGAGCCCGTGATAAGAAGACAGGTGAGATTGTGGCCTTGAAGCGGCtcaagatggagaaagagaaagagggctTCCCCATCACATCACTACGAGAGATCAACACCTTACTGAAGGCTCAGCACACAAACATTGTCACTGTCAGA GAGATTGTAGTGGGTAGTAACATGGACAAGATCTACATTGTCATGGACTATGTGGAACATGATCTTAAAAGTTTGATGGAAACCCTCAAGTCTCCTTTCCTTGTAG GTGAGGTGAAAACTCTTATGAAGCAACTCTTGCGAGCTGTTGCTCATCTCCATGACAACTGGATACTGCACAGAGATCTTAAGACCTCAAACCTGCTGCTCAGTCATAAGGGTATCCTGAAG GTAGGTGATTTTGGCCTGGCTCGGGAATATGGCTCACCCCTGAAGCATTATACACCCATTGTAGTAACATTGTGGTACCGGGCTCCAGAACTTTTGCTGGGGACTAAA GAGTATTCCTGTCCTATTGACCTGTGGTCAGTTGGATGCATCTTTGCTGAGTTTCTCACCCTGAAAGCCTTGTGGCCAGGCAAGTCTGAAATTGACCAGCTCAACAGAATTTTTAAG GATTTGGGTACCCCCAATGAGAAGATATGGACAAGCTGCATGGAACTGCCTGGCATGAAAAAGTGCACCTTTACCAATTACCCTTATAACTCCTTACGCAACCGTTTCAGTTCGGTGGTTTTGTCAGACCTTGGCTTTGATTTACTCAACAG GTTTTTGACCTATGACCCAAAAAAGCGCATTGATGCCAAGACAGCCTTAGAACACAAGTATTTTGCCGAGTCACCCTTACCAGTCGACCCTTCGATGTTTCCAACATGGCCAGCTCGCAGTGAACAGACTAGAGGAAAGCATGTTAGCTCACCAAAGCCTCCATCTGGTGGAAAAGCATTTGCTAAACTTATG gatgatgatgaaactcTTGCTGCTGGTTTCCATATGGACACTGCTGTTAAAGGTGCATCAGCACAAGGGCATGGATTCCAGCTTAAGTTCTAG